One Pagrus major chromosome 15, Pma_NU_1.0 DNA window includes the following coding sequences:
- the abcg8 gene encoding ATP-binding cassette sub-family G member 8: MDTDPGLRHTNGSSQHHDTELFSSEEDSSLYFTYSGGCNELEVNNLHYEVDTAAQIPWYERLSEFKLPWEVKGNKQIAINKLSLRVHSGQMLAIIGSSGCGKTSLLDIITCRDEGGKMSGAVLINGKPNTPQLVKKSIAHVRQDDRLLPHLTVRETLAFVAKLRLPTHFTQAQRDQRVDDVIAELRLRQCAHTRVGNDYVRGVSGGERRRVSIAVQLLWNPGILILDEPTSGLDCFTAHNLVITLSRLARGNRLVLLSVHQPRSDIFKLFDLVVLLSSGSPVYCGAACDMVPYFTALGYPCPRYCNPSDFYVDLISIDRRSPDREAECLQRATVLAEQFMEKVRDTEDHMWKRAVTDTAQTESPQQLSTVRGEEVVTISRQRDRLPGKLQQFTILIRRHMYNDFRDLLTLLVHGFEALLMSLLVGCLYYGAGEQNLSIQDTVALLYMIGALTPFAVVLDVIAKCHTERAMLYHELEDGMYSITSYFFAKVLGELPEHCVFTLVYGLPIYWLAGLNEAPERFLLNFVLLWLIVYCSRAMALFVAAALPTLQTSAFMGNALFTVFYLTGGFVINLENMWLVASWISHASFMYWGFEGMLQVQFRGKKYPIIISNITINVDGIHVVEAMKMNQYPLYLCYLVLLAVCLGFMVLYYLSLRFIKQKSSQDW; this comes from the exons ATGGACACAGACCCCGGCCTCAGACATACAAACGGctcctcacag CATCATGACACAGAATTGTTCTCGAGTGAAGAAGACAGCAGCCTCTACTTCACCTACAGTGGAGGGTGCAATGAGCTGGAGGTCAACAACCTGCACTATGAG gtaGACACAGCGGCTCAGATTCCCTGGTATGAGAGGTTATCAGAGTTCAAATTGCCGTGGGAGGTAAAAGGAAACAAGCAAATAGCCATCAACAAGCTCAGCCTCCGAGTTCACAGTGGACAGATGCTGGCCATCATTGGCAGctcag GTTGTGGTAAAACATCTTTGCTGGACATAATAACGTGCCGTGATGAGGGGGGTAAAATGTCCGGTGCGGTTCTGATTAACGGGAAGCCCAACACACCCCAGCTGGTGAAGAAGAGCATCGCTCACGTCCGCCAAGACGACCGCCTTCTTCCTCACCTCACCGTCCGTGAAACTCTCGCCTTTGTTGCCAAACTGAGGCTCCCCACCCACTTTACACAGGCTCAGAGGGACCAGAGG GTTGATGATGTCATCGCAGAGCTGCGGCTGCGACAGTGTGCTCACACCAGGGTGGGAAATGACTATGTGAGGGGTgtttctggaggagagaggaggagagtcagTATAGCTGTCCAACTTCTCTGGAACCCcg GTATTTTGATCCTGGACGAGCCCACGTCAGGTTTGGACTGCTTCACAGCCCACAACCTGGTGATCACACTGTCCCGCCTGGCCCGGGGAAACCGTCTGGTCCTGCTGTCGGTCCATCAGCCCCGGTCAGACATCTTCAAGCTCTTTGACCTCGTCGTCCTGCTGTCGTCAGGTTCACCTGTTTACTGCGGTGCTGCTTGCGACATGGTGCCTTACTTCACTGCCCTGGGATACCCCTGCCCGCGATACTGCAACCCCTCAGACTTCTATG TCGATCTGATCAGTATAGACCGGCGCAGTCCGGACCGAGAGGCCGAGTGTTTGCAGCGGGCCACAGTTCTGGCTGAGCAGTTCATGGAAAAGGTCCGAGACACAGAGGATCACATGTGGAAACGAGCTGTGACCGACACTGCACAAACTGAAAG CCCTCAGCAGCTGAGCACAgtaagaggagaggaagtggtCACTATTTCCAGGCAAAGAGACAGACTGCCTGGCAAACTACAACAATTTACCATCCTCATCAG GCGTCACATGTATAATGACTTCAGAGACCTACTCACTTTACTGGTCCACGGCTTTGAGGCCCTCCTCATGTCACTGCTGGTCGGTTGTCTGTACTACGGAGCAGGAGAGCAGAATCTGTCCATTCAGGACACCGTGGCTCTCCTCTACATGATCGGAGCTCTCACCCCATTTGCTGTGGTGCTGGACGTCATAGCTAAAT GTCACACAGAGAGAGCCATGCTCTACCACGAGCTGGAGGACGGCATGTACTCCATCACCTCCTACTTCTTTGCTAAG GTCCTCGGGGAGCTACCTGAGCACTGTGTGTTCACCTTGGTGTATGGCCTGCCCATCTATTGGCTGGCCGGGCTCAACGAGGCTCCGGAGCGCTTCCTGCTCAACTTCGTGCTTCTGTGGCTGATTGTTTACTGCAGCCGTGCCATGGCTTTGTTTGTGGCTGCTGCGCTGCCCACCCTGCAGACCTCAGCCTTCATGGGCAACGCCCTGTTCACTGTCTTCTATTTGACGGGAGGCTTTGTCATCAACCTGGAGAACATGTGGCTCG TGGCCTCATGGATCTCTCACGCCTCCTTCATGTACTGGGGCTTTGAGGGCATGCTGCAGGTGCAGTTCAGAGGCAAAAAGTACCCCATCATCATCTCAAATATCACCATCAATGTTGACGGCATACAT gtGGTGGAGGCCATGAAGATGAACCAGTACCCTCTCTACTTGTGCTATCTGGTCCTGCTGGCCGTCTGCCTGGGCTTCATGGTGCTCTATTACTTGTCCCTTAGATTCATCAAACAGAAGTCCAGTCAAGACTGGTGA